A genomic segment from Leptolyngbya boryana PCC 6306 encodes:
- a CDS encoding GOLPH3/VPS74 family protein, with the protein MQYLSQDLILLALNPQTGKTRFSWYSALDYGLVGSLLLDLVLQGKLEIDNDNRVIGAVSALRNSAGTAGNTGNEFLDQRLSEVLASSRPRTARFWVTRWRRRYLGIQTIVLQNLVDLGVLERQEQRIFGLFPTQRYFLTDESIQREIVQQVRAAVLEGIGLNSRMAALISLMQASHLTDAVFTPEERPEARSRIKAIAEGELVGKAVSKAIFTVQTAATLGAVNVR; encoded by the coding sequence ATGCAATATCTTTCACAGGACTTAATTCTTCTTGCACTCAATCCTCAAACTGGGAAAACTCGCTTCTCTTGGTACTCTGCGCTCGATTATGGCTTGGTTGGTTCTTTATTACTAGACTTAGTACTGCAAGGCAAACTTGAGATCGACAACGATAATCGTGTGATCGGTGCGGTTAGCGCTTTGCGCAACTCCGCAGGAACCGCAGGCAATACAGGCAATGAATTCTTAGATCAACGCCTCAGTGAAGTCCTAGCATCGTCTCGTCCTCGAACTGCAAGGTTCTGGGTGACTCGCTGGAGACGAAGATACCTGGGCATTCAAACGATTGTGTTGCAAAACTTAGTTGATTTAGGTGTTTTAGAACGACAAGAGCAACGCATTTTTGGACTGTTCCCAACGCAGCGATATTTTCTCACCGATGAATCCATTCAACGCGAGATTGTCCAGCAAGTTCGTGCAGCCGTATTAGAAGGCATTGGACTGAATTCTCGAATGGCAGCATTGATTAGTTTGATGCAAGCCTCTCACCTGACCGATGCGGTGTTCACGCCTGAAGAACGTCCTGAAGCACGATCGCGAATTAAGGCGATCGCAGAAGGGGAGTTGGTCGGCAAAGCAGTTTCAAAAGCAATTTTCACCGTTCAAACAGCCGCGACTCTGGGTGCAGTCAATGTCAGATGA
- a CDS encoding MerR family transcriptional regulator, with protein sequence MQSVALKVGDLAKQTGVSVRTLHYYDEIGLLSPSHRTEAGYRLYDREDIIRLQQIVSLRQIGFSLEEIRECLEQHSFSFDHIIQLHTARLREQIELSQKLLNRLDAIAQAVGSMQTVSVEAVIQTIEAMNMLERYYTPEQLKSLRQRQESLGEERIQQVQADWQDLFDQVQVEMAKGTDLTAAPVKALARRSIELIQAFTGGDPGVEQALNRMWQQEQPEVVSRGMVDAAMMEYLARARSALEQSE encoded by the coding sequence ATGCAATCAGTTGCACTCAAGGTCGGTGATCTCGCAAAACAAACTGGGGTCTCGGTACGGACGTTACATTACTATGACGAAATCGGCTTACTTTCGCCCTCTCATCGCACTGAAGCAGGTTATCGACTGTATGACAGGGAAGACATCATTCGCTTGCAGCAAATCGTATCGCTGCGGCAAATTGGCTTCTCCCTCGAAGAAATTCGTGAGTGCCTAGAGCAACACAGTTTTTCCTTCGATCACATTATTCAACTCCATACTGCCCGCCTGCGTGAGCAAATTGAACTTTCTCAAAAATTGCTCAATCGACTGGACGCGATCGCTCAAGCGGTGGGTTCGATGCAAACCGTATCTGTGGAAGCAGTCATCCAAACCATTGAGGCAATGAATATGTTGGAACGATATTACACCCCTGAACAATTGAAATCCCTTCGGCAACGTCAGGAATCATTAGGCGAAGAACGGATTCAGCAAGTTCAAGCTGACTGGCAAGATTTATTTGATCAAGTCCAAGTAGAGATGGCGAAAGGGACTGATCTAACCGCCGCACCCGTTAAAGCTCTAGCGCGACGATCAATTGAATTAATCCAAGCGTTTACAGGAGGTGATCCTGGAGTTGAACAAGCCTTAAACCGGATGTGGCAACAGGAGCAGCCTGAAGTGGTTAGTCGAGGAATGGTCGATGCAGCGATGATGGAATATTTGGCTAGGGCTAGATCTGCTCTGGAGCAATCCGAGTGA
- a CDS encoding PAS domain S-box protein, which translates to MIHLEQLTATLMQGVIEYAGAERGALILLEEDQLIVVAQCSGNRQCDLEKLAVADCATIPVSVIHSVERTQETLVLDDAVTELSFSTAPYIQHHQTRSLLCMPILQQRQLIGILYLENNLSTGVFTRDRLQILELLIAQATISLENTRRYERLANYAETLERKLEEQTQALQQEIIDRERTEDALRQSEANYRNLLQTANSVIIRYDPQGRIRYINDYGIKLLGYEEHQILGRTLFETIIPDIEISGRDVKPFVHDLLRNPKSYPQGEGENLCRDGRRIWMVWSNQAIFNDQGDVVEILSVGNDTTQRRQAEEALQRSEAKFRNIFANSQVGIYRTRIGDGLILDANQRFADLFGFDSPQEMIGIEHTTGYWVNLRDRQQGIEVMKRDGEVRSYEAQMRKRDGTVFWGLFSSYLNTGDDYIEGVIADISDRKQAEVALQASEAELRSLFSAIPDPMCIFNGEGQLICAIKGNPSYGELYREEYIGKTLHRLYDREQADEFLSYIQQVLRTQQVLTVEYSQWIAGREIWFSARISPIRHEQVIWLARDITPQKQAEATSILEERNRMAREIHDTLAQSFTGILAQVGAANQVLTDDVEATQAHLDLIKELARTGLTEARRSVVALRPQLLEEGSLQNALHRLVTQIRAAANDTTLYYEVKGTAYTLSTEVESNLLRIGQEALTNAIKHANADEIRVELVYDRDQFCLRVKDNGQGFGVGSIPSSKGFGLLGMSERAERIGAQLTIRSQPGQGTQMIVTVNRE; encoded by the coding sequence ATGATCCATCTTGAGCAATTAACAGCCACATTGATGCAGGGGGTGATCGAATATGCAGGAGCCGAAAGGGGCGCTCTGATTCTCTTGGAAGAGGATCAACTCATTGTAGTCGCTCAATGCAGCGGAAATAGACAGTGTGACCTGGAAAAGCTTGCTGTTGCTGATTGTGCAACGATTCCTGTCTCCGTCATTCACTCGGTAGAACGCACTCAAGAAACTTTAGTGCTTGATGATGCAGTCACCGAATTGTCTTTTTCAACTGCTCCTTACATCCAACACCACCAGACGCGATCTCTCCTGTGTATGCCAATTCTTCAGCAACGTCAGCTGATCGGCATCCTTTATCTAGAGAACAATCTCAGTACCGGAGTGTTTACCCGCGATCGCTTACAAATCCTTGAACTGTTGATAGCTCAAGCAACAATTTCACTAGAAAATACTCGGCGGTATGAACGGTTAGCAAACTATGCCGAAACACTGGAAAGGAAACTAGAAGAACAAACTCAAGCTCTACAGCAGGAGATCATCGATCGCGAACGAACAGAAGACGCATTACGACAAAGTGAAGCAAATTATCGCAACCTGCTACAAACCGCGAATTCGGTCATCATTCGCTATGATCCGCAAGGACGGATTCGCTACATCAATGATTATGGGATAAAACTTCTGGGCTATGAAGAACATCAGATTTTAGGGCGAACCTTATTTGAAACCATCATTCCAGACATCGAAATCTCTGGACGCGATGTTAAACCCTTTGTCCATGATTTACTTCGCAATCCCAAATCGTACCCGCAAGGCGAGGGTGAAAACCTGTGTCGAGACGGTCGGCGCATTTGGATGGTCTGGTCGAATCAAGCTATTTTTAATGACCAGGGAGATGTCGTTGAAATCTTATCGGTGGGCAATGACACCACTCAGCGTAGACAAGCAGAAGAGGCATTACAACGCAGTGAAGCCAAGTTCCGCAACATCTTTGCAAACTCGCAGGTTGGTATCTACCGTACTCGTATCGGTGATGGATTAATTCTCGATGCTAATCAACGCTTTGCCGATCTGTTTGGCTTTGATTCACCCCAGGAGATGATTGGGATTGAACACACTACAGGCTACTGGGTCAATCTCAGAGATCGCCAACAAGGCATCGAGGTGATGAAGCGGGATGGGGAAGTGCGAAGCTATGAAGCACAGATGCGAAAACGAGATGGGACAGTCTTTTGGGGGCTTTTCTCTTCTTATCTGAATACAGGGGATGACTACATCGAAGGAGTGATTGCGGATATTAGCGATCGTAAACAGGCAGAAGTCGCGTTGCAAGCCTCTGAAGCAGAACTGCGATCGCTCTTTTCAGCCATTCCCGATCCAATGTGTATCTTCAATGGTGAGGGGCAATTGATCTGTGCAATCAAAGGGAATCCGTCCTATGGAGAGTTATATCGGGAGGAGTATATTGGTAAGACACTGCATCGACTCTATGACAGGGAACAAGCTGATGAATTCCTGAGTTATATTCAGCAGGTGTTGAGAACTCAACAAGTACTTACAGTTGAATACAGTCAGTGGATAGCTGGACGAGAAATCTGGTTTTCGGCTCGCATTTCCCCGATTCGGCATGAGCAGGTGATTTGGTTGGCGCGAGATATTACGCCGCAAAAGCAAGCAGAAGCCACCTCGATTCTGGAAGAACGCAACCGTATGGCACGCGAGATTCACGACACCCTTGCTCAGTCGTTTACAGGCATTCTGGCTCAAGTCGGAGCGGCAAACCAGGTGCTAACGGATGATGTAGAAGCAACCCAGGCGCACCTAGACCTGATCAAAGAATTGGCGCGAACTGGACTGACTGAAGCACGGCGATCGGTCGTTGCACTCCGTCCTCAGCTTTTAGAAGAAGGCAGTCTACAGAACGCTCTACATCGTCTCGTAACTCAAATCAGAGCGGCTGCAAACGATACCACTTTGTATTATGAAGTCAAGGGGACAGCGTATACTCTATCAACTGAAGTAGAGAGTAACCTACTGCGAATTGGGCAGGAAGCATTAACCAATGCGATCAAGCACGCCAACGCTGACGAAATCCGAGTGGAGCTAGTCTACGATCGCGATCAATTTTGCTTGCGCGTGAAAGACAATGGGCAGGGCTTTGGAGTCGGTAGCATTCCCTCCTCTAAGGGGTTTGGCTTACTCGGCATGAGCGAACGGGCAGAGCGCATCGGCGCACAACTCACAATTAGGAGTCAACCTGGACAGGGAACGCAGATGATTGTCACCGTTAATCGGGAGTAG
- a CDS encoding response regulator — protein MNQAIRVLIADDHAIFRQGLATIINRDPDMNVIAQAENGEQAIALFEEHQPDVTLMDLRMPEMEGVAAITAICAIAKSARIIVLTTYDSDEDIYRGLQAGAKGYLLKETEPDELLNAIRTVHRGQQYIPPDVGAKLAQRLSNPELSERELEVLRLLAQGMSNAEIATALSIGEGTVKSHVNRILNKLDVGDRTQAVIVAVKRGIVSL, from the coding sequence ATGAATCAAGCCATTCGGGTTCTGATTGCAGACGATCATGCCATTTTTCGGCAAGGATTAGCCACAATTATTAACCGTGATCCAGATATGAACGTGATTGCCCAAGCGGAAAATGGGGAACAGGCGATCGCGCTATTTGAGGAACATCAACCGGATGTCACGCTGATGGATCTGCGAATGCCAGAAATGGAAGGAGTTGCCGCCATTACTGCAATTTGTGCGATCGCTAAATCCGCTCGGATTATTGTGCTGACCACCTATGATAGTGACGAAGATATTTATCGGGGATTGCAGGCAGGAGCCAAAGGGTATCTGTTGAAAGAAACTGAACCGGACGAGCTTCTGAATGCGATTCGCACCGTTCATCGGGGTCAGCAGTATATTCCGCCTGATGTGGGCGCAAAGTTAGCACAACGCCTCAGCAATCCAGAACTGAGTGAAAGAGAGCTAGAAGTACTCCGCTTACTGGCTCAGGGAATGAGTAATGCTGAGATTGCCACTGCTTTGAGTATTGGGGAAGGTACGGTTAAATCTCATGTGAATCGGATTTTGAATAAGTTAGATGTGGGCGATCGCACTCAAGCTGTGATTGTTGCCGTTAAACGCGGCATTGTCAGTTTGTAG